A stretch of Acidimicrobiales bacterium DNA encodes these proteins:
- a CDS encoding DegV family protein has product MPGVHLVTDSSCDLPDDLVEEFGITIVPLTIRFGQEEFVDREELSASDFYKKMASTPELPETAAPAPGKFEAAFRAAKEAGADGVICINLSSKFSATMASAQNAARAVEGDLDVRVVDSRSVTMGLGNQLVAVGEAARDGASLDDLEQLAVSLSERTRVFGGLDTLENLKKGGRIGSAKALLGTMLAFKPVVDVSTGEVVEAAKPRTRTKQLQWLRDKLFEQEHIERVSVVHGDAPDLDAFLELLAPRYPRDQVSIGSIGPVIGTHGGPRVIGVCWQIPA; this is encoded by the coding sequence ATGCCAGGCGTCCACCTCGTCACTGACAGCTCCTGCGACCTGCCCGACGATCTCGTCGAGGAGTTCGGCATCACGATCGTCCCGTTGACGATCCGGTTCGGCCAGGAGGAGTTCGTCGACCGTGAAGAGCTCAGCGCCTCGGACTTCTACAAGAAGATGGCCTCGACACCGGAGTTGCCAGAGACTGCCGCACCCGCCCCCGGCAAGTTCGAAGCGGCGTTCCGAGCCGCCAAAGAGGCCGGCGCCGACGGCGTCATCTGCATCAACCTGTCGTCGAAGTTCTCGGCCACCATGGCGTCGGCCCAGAACGCGGCTCGCGCGGTGGAGGGCGACCTCGACGTGCGGGTCGTCGACTCCCGGTCGGTGACCATGGGCCTCGGCAACCAGCTCGTGGCGGTCGGCGAAGCCGCACGCGATGGCGCGTCGCTCGACGACCTCGAGCAGCTGGCGGTGTCGCTCAGCGAACGGACCCGCGTCTTCGGCGGCCTCGACACGCTCGAGAACCTGAAGAAGGGCGGCCGCATCGGTAGCGCAAAGGCGCTGCTCGGCACCATGCTCGCCTTCAAGCCGGTCGTCGATGTCTCCACAGGCGAGGTGGTCGAAGCCGCCAAGCCGCGCACCCGCACCAAGCAGCTCCAGTGGTTGCGCGACAAGTTGTTCGAGCAGGAGCACATCGAGCGGGTCTCGGTCGTGCACGGCGACGCGCCCGACCTCGACGCCTTTCTCGAGCTCCTCGCCCCCCGCTACCCGCGCGATCAGGTGAGCATCGGCAGCATCGGGCCGGTCATCGGCACCCACGGCGGGCCGCGCGTGATCGGCGTCTGCTGGCAGATCCCCGCCTGA